The Fructilactobacillus ixorae genome has a window encoding:
- the recJ gene encoding single-stranded-DNA-specific exonuclease RecJ, with amino-acid sequence MLSAKFDWNLNQTPVAAEQVAELSETFGLPKLATELLIKRGHTDADEVQHFLHPDESDLLDPWLLHDMETTVERIQTAIANDEQITVYGDYDADGLTSTAILYETLLEMGARVNYYIPNRFVDGYGPNVAAFEKLINAGTSLIVTVDNGVAGATAIARAHELGCAVLVTDHHELPDELPPADAIVHAELSPDYPFKQLSGAGIAFKVATALMDELPQEKLDLAALGTIADLVSLTGENRALVQFGLNVIHLTERPGLKALVKQAKLKLPQVDEEKIGFQIAPALNSIGRMGSAAPGIELLTTDDDQVATKLAKQTMQTNEERKQLVTTITKQAEQLAIAQPEQPVLVLVGTDWHEGVLGIVASRIREQFQKPTLVLTNTKTGSLKGSGRSVPGFDLFQALNPERDLLEAFGGHAIAVGLTLSPDKLTSFKEQLATTARKQGLQLGQRAELMIDYEISPDEITPTLFASLQLLGPFGVDNPKPEFALRPATVTGLFAIGAGKEHLKFDLVGKQQKVGAIAFGWGPCLGELRQLTDNLKVAGTIGKNEFRGQTHFQVMVDDLAPAGQVIEDRRTAKLVEQMFQPTATYLFFDPKRREQLATHLNEQSESLLFAEADFQHSQFQHLVIVDFPAQLTDLQAVMQHAQAAVITLYLYKKRRLQAEGMPSREQYAKLFKFLAKQPTFTVRNQLVKLGQQLHIDPRALGFMMQVFSELGFVTIQDGIVHKVANPPHQALTSATCYQQRETALRMEKQLLGSSHQQLMQWLRSLRTHDED; translated from the coding sequence GTGCTTTCCGCAAAATTTGATTGGAACTTAAACCAGACTCCGGTAGCGGCAGAGCAGGTAGCGGAGTTGAGTGAGACCTTCGGATTACCGAAGTTAGCAACGGAACTCCTGATCAAACGGGGGCATACCGATGCGGATGAAGTGCAACATTTTTTACATCCAGATGAGTCTGATTTACTTGATCCATGGTTGTTACACGATATGGAAACCACGGTTGAACGAATTCAAACGGCCATTGCGAATGATGAGCAAATTACGGTTTACGGGGATTATGATGCTGATGGATTAACCAGTACCGCCATTTTATACGAAACCCTCCTAGAAATGGGAGCTCGGGTAAATTATTACATTCCTAATCGGTTCGTCGATGGTTATGGTCCGAACGTGGCGGCGTTTGAAAAATTGATTAACGCGGGGACCTCGTTAATTGTAACCGTTGATAACGGAGTGGCGGGTGCCACTGCGATTGCCCGGGCACACGAGTTAGGTTGTGCAGTACTAGTCACAGATCACCACGAACTGCCAGATGAGCTGCCTCCCGCGGATGCAATCGTGCATGCGGAGCTGAGTCCCGATTATCCCTTTAAGCAGCTTTCGGGAGCTGGAATTGCCTTTAAGGTTGCCACCGCACTAATGGATGAGCTTCCCCAGGAAAAACTCGATTTAGCTGCGCTTGGAACGATTGCTGATTTGGTCTCGCTGACTGGTGAGAACCGGGCACTAGTGCAATTTGGTTTGAACGTGATTCATTTAACGGAGCGGCCCGGGCTCAAGGCCCTGGTTAAGCAAGCCAAACTAAAGCTCCCTCAGGTTGATGAAGAAAAGATTGGATTTCAAATTGCGCCCGCGTTAAATTCAATTGGCCGGATGGGGTCCGCCGCGCCCGGAATTGAATTATTAACGACGGATGACGATCAGGTGGCAACGAAGTTAGCGAAGCAAACGATGCAAACTAACGAGGAACGGAAACAGTTGGTCACGACCATCACTAAGCAAGCTGAGCAACTGGCTATAGCTCAACCTGAGCAACCCGTGTTGGTATTAGTTGGAACCGATTGGCACGAAGGCGTGCTGGGCATTGTGGCAAGTCGAATTCGGGAGCAGTTTCAAAAACCGACCTTAGTTCTGACGAACACGAAGACCGGATCTTTAAAAGGATCAGGCCGGAGTGTCCCCGGGTTTGATTTGTTTCAGGCGCTGAATCCAGAGCGCGACCTTCTAGAAGCCTTTGGTGGTCACGCCATTGCGGTTGGATTAACGCTTTCACCTGACAAGCTGACGTCCTTTAAAGAGCAATTAGCGACAACTGCGCGCAAGCAGGGGTTACAACTGGGGCAACGTGCTGAACTAATGATTGATTATGAAATTAGTCCAGATGAAATCACTCCAACGCTGTTTGCTAGTTTGCAGTTGTTGGGTCCCTTTGGGGTTGATAATCCGAAGCCAGAATTTGCGCTTCGACCTGCAACCGTAACGGGCCTCTTTGCAATTGGAGCTGGAAAAGAGCATCTCAAGTTTGACCTGGTTGGCAAGCAGCAAAAGGTGGGGGCAATTGCATTTGGCTGGGGTCCATGCCTTGGTGAATTGCGCCAACTTACTGATAATCTAAAGGTGGCGGGGACCATTGGAAAAAACGAGTTTCGTGGGCAAACGCACTTTCAGGTGATGGTAGATGATTTAGCGCCAGCTGGTCAAGTAATTGAGGACCGGCGTACGGCTAAGTTGGTGGAACAAATGTTTCAGCCCACGGCGACTTATTTATTTTTTGACCCCAAGCGTCGCGAGCAGCTGGCTACGCATCTAAACGAGCAGTCGGAGAGTCTCTTGTTTGCAGAAGCCGACTTTCAGCACAGCCAGTTTCAACACTTAGTAATTGTGGATTTTCCTGCGCAGTTGACTGACTTGCAGGCGGTTATGCAGCACGCACAAGCCGCGGTAATCACGTTATATCTGTATAAGAAACGCCGGTTGCAAGCAGAAGGAATGCCGAGTCGGGAACAATATGCTAAGTTGTTTAAGTTTTTAGCCAAGCAACCGACCTTTACGGTTCGCAATCAATTGGTTAAACTGGGGCAACAATTGCACATTGATCCTCGTGCCCTCGGGTTTATGATGCAGGTGTTTAGTGAATTAGGGTTTGTGACGATTCAGGATGGGATCGTGCACAAGGTCGCTAATCCGCCGCACCAGGCACTTACGTCAGCCACTTGTTACCAACAACGCGAAACGGCTTTACGGATGGAAAAGCAGCTGTTGGGAAGTAGTCACCAGCAACTAATGCAGTGGCTTCGTTCCCTCCGTACACATGATGAGGATTGA
- a CDS encoding LapA family protein, translating into MKKQVGVITALVLIIIMALFVLMNMTSTKINFGFTTVEFPLILIILGSLFVGAILMFLFSSFSTLKKHRESKAATKEINALNKEISSLKDQLLDQDQDQLANQKAAAVANQNEQPTPPTDSTKN; encoded by the coding sequence ATGAAAAAACAAGTTGGAGTAATTACAGCGCTAGTCCTAATCATTATCATGGCGCTCTTTGTATTGATGAACATGACGAGTACCAAGATTAATTTTGGGTTTACCACGGTCGAATTCCCCCTGATTTTGATTATTTTGGGGAGCTTATTTGTCGGAGCGATTTTGATGTTTCTCTTCTCATCGTTCTCCACGTTGAAGAAACACCGGGAATCAAAGGCGGCCACGAAGGAAATTAACGCTTTGAATAAGGAAATTTCATCCTTAAAGGATCAGCTTTTAGACCAAGATCAGGATCAGTTGGCGAACCAAAAGGCAGCTGCAGTGGCGAACCAAAATGAACAACCGACGCCGCCAACTGATTCAACCAAAAACTAG
- the rnz gene encoding ribonuclease Z, producing MQLEFFGTGAGVPGKFRNVSSVVLRLLDEANEVWMFDCGEGTQQQILRSTLKPRKINKIFITHLHGDHIFGLPGLLSSRSFQGGNEDLTIYGPVGIKRYVQTALQVSQTRLAYHIHYVELTSPGVIFEDAQFTVKAAQLDHQIESWGFRVEEHDHPGELMVDKLQEQHIPAGPVYGKLKLGQQITLADGRTINGQDFIGAPQPGRTVTILGDTRKTGNIAALADHADVLVHESTFGKGEAKLAHNYFHSTNIQAAQTAEQARVGRLLLTHISARYTAKMARELQQQAQQIFPRSKVVKDFDVIEIPFQKKE from the coding sequence ATGCAGTTAGAGTTTTTTGGTACCGGAGCTGGGGTACCGGGTAAATTTAGAAACGTTTCCAGTGTGGTACTCCGCCTTCTGGATGAAGCCAATGAAGTTTGGATGTTTGATTGTGGCGAAGGCACCCAGCAACAAATTCTCCGCTCGACTTTAAAGCCACGCAAGATTAACAAAATTTTCATTACGCATTTACACGGGGATCACATTTTTGGGCTCCCAGGGCTATTGTCCAGTCGTTCGTTTCAGGGTGGCAATGAGGACTTAACCATTTATGGACCGGTCGGGATTAAACGTTACGTGCAGACGGCGTTACAAGTTAGTCAAACCCGGCTTGCATATCACATTCATTATGTGGAGCTAACCAGTCCCGGGGTGATTTTTGAAGATGCGCAATTTACGGTCAAGGCGGCTCAGTTAGACCACCAAATCGAATCCTGGGGGTTTCGAGTGGAAGAACATGACCATCCGGGTGAATTAATGGTCGACAAATTGCAAGAGCAGCATATCCCGGCGGGGCCGGTTTATGGTAAGCTTAAACTGGGACAACAGATCACGTTAGCTGATGGGCGAACCATTAATGGTCAAGACTTTATTGGAGCGCCCCAGCCCGGCCGGACGGTAACGATCCTTGGTGATACGCGCAAGACAGGCAACATCGCCGCCTTAGCAGACCACGCGGACGTTTTGGTGCATGAAAGTACGTTTGGAAAAGGGGAAGCCAAGCTCGCCCATAATTATTTCCATTCGACTAATATTCAGGCTGCCCAGACGGCGGAACAAGCCCGGGTGGGGCGGTTACTACTAACGCACATTTCCGCTCGGTATACGGCTAAAATGGCACGTGAACTGCAACAACAGGCCCAACAGATTTTTCCCCGCAGCAAGGTAGTTAAAGACTTTGATGTGATTGAGATTCCATTTCAAAAGAAGGAGTAA
- the obgE gene encoding GTPase ObgE, with protein sequence MFVDQVNFKVKAGKGGDGMVGFRREKYVPNGGPSGGDGGHGGDVVFQVDSGMSTLMDFKYKKLFKADNGGNGANKKMTGASAADLVIKVPEGTTVYNQATEQPIADLTEPGQEVVIAHGGRGGRGNVHFATARNSAPEIAENGEPGEEMEVSLQLRLLADVGLVGFPSAGKSTLLKTITNSKPKVAQYHFTTLVPNLGIVQNDAGNDFVIADLPGLIEGASQGVGLGFEFLRHIQRTRVILHVVDMSGVEGRDPYVDYQKINAELANFDPQLLERPQIIVASKMDLPESAANLQHFQAELAKHGDHLARKVVPISAVTHQGLQMLIRDTGELLAQTPKFPVIAADETEASEATMYPGPEAQEAPFTLHRDEEGTWVISGPKIERLFKMTNTDHTQSMMRFTRQMRSMGIDDALRAAGAQDGDLVRIFDFTFDYVN encoded by the coding sequence ATGTTTGTAGATCAAGTTAACTTTAAAGTAAAAGCGGGGAAGGGCGGCGATGGAATGGTCGGCTTTCGGCGCGAGAAGTACGTTCCAAATGGCGGTCCCTCCGGTGGTGATGGGGGCCATGGTGGCGACGTCGTGTTTCAGGTGGATTCTGGAATGAGTACCCTGATGGACTTTAAGTATAAAAAATTGTTTAAAGCTGACAATGGTGGAAACGGCGCTAACAAAAAGATGACGGGCGCGAGTGCCGCTGATTTAGTAATCAAGGTTCCAGAAGGGACCACGGTTTATAATCAAGCCACGGAGCAACCGATCGCCGATTTAACCGAACCCGGCCAAGAAGTGGTGATTGCGCACGGTGGTCGCGGTGGACGTGGGAACGTCCACTTTGCAACGGCGCGTAATTCAGCACCAGAAATTGCTGAAAATGGCGAACCCGGCGAAGAGATGGAAGTTAGTCTCCAACTGCGATTGCTAGCTGACGTTGGTCTGGTTGGATTTCCCTCCGCAGGAAAATCGACCTTATTAAAAACGATTACCAATTCTAAACCCAAGGTCGCGCAGTATCACTTTACGACCCTAGTACCGAACCTTGGAATTGTTCAAAACGATGCGGGTAATGACTTTGTGATCGCGGATTTACCGGGATTGATTGAAGGCGCATCGCAGGGAGTCGGGCTCGGGTTTGAATTCTTGCGCCACATTCAACGGACGCGGGTGATTCTCCATGTCGTTGATATGAGTGGAGTTGAGGGTCGTGATCCATATGTAGATTACCAAAAGATTAACGCCGAGTTAGCAAATTTTGATCCGCAGTTATTGGAGCGCCCCCAGATTATCGTCGCCAGTAAAATGGATCTGCCTGAAAGTGCTGCTAATTTGCAACACTTTCAGGCAGAGTTAGCAAAACACGGTGACCACCTTGCCCGCAAAGTGGTTCCGATTTCGGCCGTAACGCATCAAGGCTTACAAATGTTGATTCGCGACACCGGCGAATTACTGGCTCAGACGCCGAAATTCCCAGTGATTGCTGCTGACGAAACGGAAGCAAGTGAGGCAACGATGTATCCGGGTCCTGAAGCCCAGGAAGCACCGTTCACCCTTCACCGTGATGAGGAAGGAACGTGGGTCATTAGTGGTCCAAAAATTGAACGGCTCTTTAAAATGACCAATACGGATCATACGCAAAGCATGATGCGGTTTACCCGTCAGATGCGCAGTATGGGAATTGATGATGCCTTGCGCGCTGCTGGAGCTCAGGATGGCGATCTTGTTCGCATTTTCGATTTTACGTTTGATTACGTAAATTAA
- the uvrC gene encoding excinuclease ABC subunit UvrC, with protein sequence MASEHIENKLKLLPEKPGVYIMKDQNGKVIYVGKSKNLKNRVRSYFKSRQTGRRAKLVKNIADYETIITATDKESFLLEITLIQKYRPYYNVRLKNGTGGYPYIKITNEKDPRMLVTSYIKNDNAYYYGPYPNVYAADETLKFLQKMYPLRRCNGYQGRACLYYHMDQCLGACFREVPKSEYQAQIKKIKSFLNGNVTEAKQILTKRMNSAAANLEFERAAEVRDQLNYIQATVEKQKIISHDYTQRDVFNFYANNGWLSIQVFYIRQARLMKRTKRLFPILSTPEEELTNFIVQFYDQQGKVKPREILVPAEIDTDVITELTGIPARTPVRGQKRALLRMARENAKYVLDEKFRLLEMNQKKTVGAVKELSQALQLPPVNRIEAFDHSHIDGADLVSALVVFEAGKPNKNMYRKYKLKTVDHADEAASTREVIRRRYTRLLKEHAELPDLILMDGGEIQLNAARDVLENELGLQIPVAGMVKNLKHKTADLLYGDNDQHVDLDPHSQAFYLVQRIQDEVHRFAISFHHDLHSKNSMTSRLDSIKGVGPKTRNKLLRTFGSMKKIETASVEELQALGISKTVAQTIHYSFATQVATGQSVLK encoded by the coding sequence GTGGCCTCTGAACACATCGAAAATAAGTTAAAGCTCCTGCCGGAGAAGCCAGGAGTATACATTATGAAGGATCAAAACGGCAAGGTCATTTATGTCGGGAAGTCTAAGAACTTAAAGAATCGAGTCCGCTCCTATTTTAAGAGTCGGCAGACCGGTCGGCGGGCGAAGTTGGTGAAAAACATTGCTGATTACGAAACGATTATTACTGCGACCGATAAGGAATCATTTCTCCTAGAAATTACGTTGATCCAAAAGTACCGGCCGTACTATAACGTTCGGTTGAAAAACGGAACGGGCGGTTATCCGTACATTAAGATTACCAACGAAAAGGATCCGCGGATGTTGGTAACGAGCTACATTAAAAATGATAATGCTTATTACTATGGTCCGTATCCAAATGTGTACGCCGCCGATGAAACTCTGAAGTTCTTGCAAAAAATGTATCCGTTACGCCGGTGTAATGGCTATCAGGGGCGGGCGTGCTTGTATTATCACATGGATCAATGTCTCGGTGCGTGCTTCCGGGAGGTTCCAAAGTCCGAGTACCAGGCCCAGATTAAGAAGATTAAATCATTTTTAAACGGAAACGTGACGGAAGCCAAACAAATTTTGACGAAGCGCATGAACAGCGCCGCCGCCAACTTGGAGTTTGAACGGGCGGCAGAAGTGCGGGACCAGTTAAATTACATCCAGGCTACGGTCGAAAAGCAAAAAATCATTTCCCATGATTATACGCAACGCGACGTCTTTAACTTCTATGCCAACAATGGCTGGTTGTCGATTCAAGTCTTTTACATTCGCCAAGCCCGCTTGATGAAGCGCACTAAGCGCCTGTTCCCGATTTTAAGTACGCCAGAAGAAGAACTAACTAATTTTATCGTTCAGTTTTATGATCAGCAGGGGAAGGTTAAGCCGCGAGAAATTTTGGTACCAGCGGAGATTGACACGGATGTGATTACCGAACTAACTGGAATTCCAGCTCGTACCCCGGTCCGCGGTCAAAAACGAGCTTTACTCCGGATGGCGCGTGAAAATGCGAAGTATGTATTAGATGAAAAGTTCCGGTTGTTAGAAATGAACCAGAAAAAAACGGTGGGGGCCGTTAAAGAACTTAGTCAAGCGTTGCAGCTCCCGCCGGTGAACCGCATCGAAGCCTTTGACCACTCGCACATTGATGGAGCGGACCTCGTGTCGGCCCTAGTCGTTTTTGAAGCCGGGAAACCGAATAAGAACATGTACCGAAAGTATAAACTTAAGACGGTCGATCATGCGGATGAAGCGGCTAGTACCCGTGAAGTGATTCGGAGACGGTATACCCGGTTGCTCAAGGAACACGCTGAATTACCCGATCTGATTTTGATGGATGGAGGTGAGATTCAGTTAAATGCTGCCCGCGATGTCTTAGAGAATGAATTAGGCTTACAGATTCCGGTGGCTGGGATGGTAAAGAACCTGAAACATAAAACTGCTGACTTGTTGTACGGTGATAACGACCAGCACGTTGATTTAGATCCGCACAGTCAGGCCTTTTACCTCGTTCAGCGAATTCAAGACGAAGTGCACCGGTTCGCAATTAGTTTCCATCATGACTTACACAGTAAAAATTCGATGACCTCGCGATTAGATAGTATTAAAGGGGTGGGACCGAAAACTCGCAATAAACTGCTCCGCACGTTTGGGTCCATGAAAAAGATTGAGACTGCCTCGGTTGAGGAGCTACAGGCGCTTGGAATTTCTAAGACGGTGGCACAAACCATTCACTATTCATTTGCAACCCAGGTTGCGACCGGGCAGTCAGTCCTAAAATAG
- a CDS encoding SPJ_0845 family protein produces MGLHINKQADLDEMLNKFAKINPKNNQRSDYLKKDETEDRDAEAERHDRFFKKNHK; encoded by the coding sequence ATGGGCTTACACATTAATAAACAAGCTGATTTGGATGAAATGTTGAATAAATTTGCCAAGATTAATCCAAAAAATAATCAGCGCAGTGATTATTTAAAAAAAGACGAAACCGAAGATCGTGATGCCGAAGCAGAACGTCATGATCGCTTCTTCAAAAAAAACCATAAGTAA
- a CDS encoding TetR/AcrR family transcriptional regulator: MATDRRILKTQAAIEASFKHLLETNDLEHITIKMICDEANIGRKTFYLHFSDKYELMDQFLNHYLEDLFAACQDLEMNNVEDKARIWVNFFQENQVFFSSLFQSSASYLFRKKFYEFTRKSLMDKDLKLDATEVDFIDYGIDGLMEEVVVENKFADLPQLAHKIAEILLKFY; the protein is encoded by the coding sequence ATGGCAACCGATCGAAGAATTTTAAAAACCCAAGCTGCCATTGAAGCAAGCTTTAAACATCTATTGGAAACGAATGATTTAGAGCACATTACCATTAAAATGATTTGCGATGAAGCCAACATTGGAAGAAAAACGTTTTACCTGCACTTTTCGGATAAGTACGAGCTGATGGACCAGTTCTTAAACCACTACCTAGAGGACCTATTTGCGGCCTGTCAGGATTTAGAGATGAATAATGTAGAGGACAAAGCCCGCATCTGGGTTAATTTTTTCCAAGAAAATCAGGTTTTTTTCTCAAGTTTGTTTCAAAGTAGTGCTTCCTATCTCTTTCGCAAGAAATTTTACGAATTTACGCGAAAATCGCTCATGGACAAAGATCTCAAGCTTGATGCCACTGAAGTCGATTTTATTGACTATGGAATCGATGGCCTCATGGAAGAAGTCGTTGTGGAAAATAAATTTGCTGATTTACCGCAGCTAGCCCATAAAATTGCTGAGATTCTGCTGAAGTTTTATTAG